Below is a genomic region from Raphanus sativus cultivar WK10039 chromosome 4, ASM80110v3, whole genome shotgun sequence.
GAAAGCATCAAACGATAGTCCTCCAAGGGCAGTTTTCTCTGCCGCATCCACATAAGGAGCTTCCGTCCAAGGACTGCCATTCACTTGGCGCTTTAATGTAATGGAGCTTAATTAAGATTACACGTTTTTTTGCTTTCTCGAGGTGGAAAAAGTACCTTTCAGGTGCAGTTGAAAAAAGATCCTCGATCTCTTGAGGTCTTAGATTATTATCCTGCAAAGTAAAAATTCAATATGACAACTATAAAAACTGCAACTTATGccattagttattttttttaaagaaggGGAATTACCCCATCGTCATCAAACAACACATACATTCCTTTCAGGAAGTCGATTGCTACATCCGTCAACTCGACActctacaaaagaaaaataaacacaaCCATTAGCTGGACACTGCCAAGGTAGGCAGGTTAATGTGAGCTGCAACGTAACTCTATCCCAGTATTGTAACTTGTAAGCATTCAAATTCATCTTtctattaaaattcaaaacacaGAATTCAATAAACGGCCCATCCAGTTGTGGACGACTGGAAAACCCAATGAATCCAGTAATGACCCACAATGGATTACGTTTGTGCAATTTTACCTGATCAGGTGCTCGCTTGAATAATGAAGGTGGAAGCAATTCATCAGCGAGTCTTATATCGTTGTTATACCCAAACTTCCTAAGTACAGTCCATGTTGTCTCGAGCCTCCCTTTCTCAATAAAAAGTGCATGTAGAAACAGGAAACCGGTCACTGTCAGTCCTCTTTCATTCACACCTTCTGGCAACTTTTCTTGCACAACCCTCTTTACACCTTCAATTTCAGAAGGTTGCAAGGGTGCATTGAAACACTTGACCTATTTTGAAACAGCTATTAGATGTGTCATAGGGATAAGAGAATTAAAATGTCTGAAGGATAGAACAGAGACAATTTGATGAAGAAATAGCTAAAACACATGAAAcacaagaagagaaaagaacCTGAAAATCATTTAACTCAGCCTCGCTAAGAGCACCATCTCTGTCATGGTCACAGAGTATAAAGATACGCTTCAAAGCTCTTACACACCGGGGTTTCAATGATTGGGATTCTTGATCGAACAGAGGTCCTGTTGGGTGAAGAACTGTTTTTTGTGCATAATAGAAAACTTCTTGTGCCTACAGGAAATTTGTTTATTAGGATGATAGTTCAGGCCTGAAATATAAGTTATAACTCCTACCTAGTTCTTTTTCTGACTATGCATTCCAATTCATCCCTAATAAAAGTGCAATTCAATCACAATAGTATCCACTTTGCAGGAACATGTTAGCACAACTAAAATCCTTGAAATTATCTAGTAAGACAATCACATGCCTAAGCAGCAGCCATGAGCCAACTCTTTTGCCATGATTGAGGTTAgacaaatattatatcttaAGAGGAATGAGAGAGGTCATGAAACCTGGAGTTGTTTCAGGGCAGAACACTCGATACAGGTCTCAATCTCCCGAAACTGATGCATTATCGGTGACATCACTTGTTCGAGGCTGACTGGGTTATTGTCGTCTCTCAAGTCAAGCTTACACCCTGCTACTATTATAGGAACTTTAAcctgttaaaacaaaaaaatatcacacGCCAATCTTTATAAGAAACAGCTAAACTTTAGGTCACAACAAATCTTCAAGACATTTTTTTTACACAAGAAGAGTGACATGAGTAAACTGAAAAGAGAGAGGGAAAAAGGTAAACCTCTAAACGCCGAAGCTCTGGAAGCCAGTAAGTAGTCAAACCTTGGAGAGTCTCAGGACGATCACAGTCGTATGTCAAAACCACCGCATCTGCATTCCTCAACTCCTCGGCAACCATCTCCCTATCTTCCGGCCTGAACAAATATCAAAAGACACTTCAAGAACATCAACAAAGCTGGTGAAAGTATGACTACCCATAAACCTCTCAACCAGTAACTAAACAGTTGGGAACATTGGAGGAGATATAATATACCTAGAGGAGGTGTCAACAATGGTGACGGGGACGCCGTCAGGGAAGAACTCCAAAGGAAGGTTGGTATCAGGGAGCACAGGAGGGACATTAGGAGGGAAAGAATCAGAGGCTGCAGCGACAATCAAGCTGGATTTGCCAGTGCCCTTGTCACCAACCACAACGATTCGTACTGATTTGGGTGAGCCTGGACAATCAACCGTACCAGCTGAGTATCTCGCCATCTGAAATAAACTgcaaacaataatcaaaattaaCAAAGTTTCGAATTCAGGATTCAAGTAGATAGAGCTTGAAATATAAATGGATCATTGCGAGTTTAAGACCAATTAGCTTAAAATCTGCAATCAGATTTATAATTCGAGCAACAAGAGAGGGGAAGAATCATAGATAATAGCAACAGAAAGAGCTGAGAGAAACGAGAGGTAAGACCTGAGACCTAGACTGGAGAGACCCTAGAGTTGGGAAGATTGTGGGATGGTGGCGGTTGTGACGATTGCAATTTGCAACCGACCAAGGAAGGAAGGTGAACAAATCGAAAGGCTTCTTTTGCTTCTATTCTAGTGGCGTTTTCGTAATTATATGCACTTTTGTTCTTTTTAACGCAAGTAATTTCTTTTCGTTCGTCTTGTCACCACGCATGCGCAATTTTCCCTAATGTTTACCGCTTTCTTTTACGACCACGCATAATTTTACTGATATGGGAGTGGGACTGATACTGTATGTGATAGGTGAAATCAACAATAACAAGTAAggattagtttttcttttttgggtaACAAGATAAACTTACCATTTTCTGAAGAAAAAATTACAGGTAAGGATTAGTTGTTTagcaaataaagaagagagTAAGTATTAGAAAAGATATAATTCTCATCAACGGATGCATGATACATCTCATTACAGGAAGCATAATGTgaaaaaacatagaaaaaatGTCGATATTAATCAATCCAAATGACAATAGGATTATTTGAGGATAAGACTGATGACTATGAATGTAACATGTTGACTATTGGGCTCATGGGCTGGACTATAGCCTGTTtaaagaaggaaaaagaaacatgaaaacCACGTGGCGCGGACTTTTAATTGTTAGATCTTTCATTTGACCGAACTAAACCAGGAGGACGGTAATGCCGAGTAGGCGAGTAATGATGTCGACGTTCGCTAAACAACAACTCTGACACGGCTCGTTTAAACTCCCAAGACGGAACCAACACTTTCATTGTGATCCCATACCTTCCTCCCTTCTTCtccaaataaagaaaattaaaaaa
It encodes:
- the LOC108848974 gene encoding mitochondrial Rho GTPase 1, which gives rise to MARYSAGTVDCPGSPKSVRIVVVGDKGTGKSSLIVAAASDSFPPNVPPVLPDTNLPLEFFPDGVPVTIVDTSSRPEDREMVAEELRNADAVVLTYDCDRPETLQGLTTYWLPELRRLEVKVPIIVAGCKLDLRDDNNPVSLEQVMSPIMHQFREIETCIECSALKQLQAQEVFYYAQKTVLHPTGPLFDQESQSLKPRCVRALKRIFILCDHDRDGALSEAELNDFQVKCFNAPLQPSEIEGVKRVVQEKLPEGVNERGLTVTGFLFLHALFIEKGRLETTWTVLRKFGYNNDIRLADELLPPSLFKRAPDQSVELTDVAIDFLKGMYVLFDDDGDNNLRPQEIEDLFSTAPESPWTEAPYVDAAEKTALGGLSFDAFLSLWSLMTLLEPARSVEHLIYIGFPGDPSSAIRLTRRRRLDRKKQQCERKVFQCFVFGPNNAGKSALLNCFLGRSYADNAGSTADERYAVNMVDESGGAKKTLVMREMPEDGAKGLFSSKESLAACDIAVFVYDSADESSWKTATELLVEVATHGEATGYEVPCLMVSAKDDLDSFPISIQESTRVTQDMGIEPPVSISSKLGDFNNLFRKILTAAQHPHLSIPETEAGKSRKHYNRLINRSLMAVSIGAAAVVVGLAAYRVYAARKSTSA